The genomic DNA CAACCATCGGCCATGGAACCCGCTTACCCGATGCACGAGGCGCCGCAGCAGCTGCAGCAGCAGATTCCTCCCCAGCAGCCGATGCAGCAACCCGCCTACCCGGCGCAATACGGATACGCAAACCCACCGTATCCGCAGGAAGCCGCGCCCGCACGACCGCCTTACGGTTACGAGCCCGAACCGCAGTACGCGCCCCCGCGCTATGCGCAGAATCCCTACGCGGCAGGCGCGCCCTACTATCCCCAGCACGGTGCCCCGGCTCATCGCGCTCAGGGCATGGACATGCAAGCCCAGCATGCGATGGCGCCGCTTATCCCCCCGTTGTCGCAACGCGAGCGCGACTTCCTGCCCATCTTCCTGAGCGAAGGAGCCCTGGGAGTAACGGACCTGTCGCGTTTGACCGGCGTGCCGCAATCAAGCACGTACGTGGCGCTGTCGAAATTAGAGGAAGCCGGGCTTATCGAGAAAACGGTCGGACAGAAGCGCATTCTGACCGATCTGGGATACCACGTGGCAAATTCCCTATAATCGGCCTTTACCCGGCTTCGATCTGTTAATACAATCGAAGCGGCGGCGGGTGGCGCCCGCTTGACGCACGAGAGAGATGTTTCACGTGAAACATTCGCGATGCCCCCATCAAGGAAGCAAGCTATGAACAGCGAAAAACTCGAGCAGGTCTGGTCCGAAGTATGCGGCCAGGTGAAAAGCTACAACAATATCGATCCGTCGCAGATCAACGCGTTCTTCTCACGCCTGCATCCGCAGGCTATGAGCGACGGGTTCCTCATGATCACCGCGGACAACGACTTTATAAAGACATGGATCGAGCGTCATTATGTCGAGTTCATCAAACGCGCGCTGAACGACCTGTACCACATGCCGTTCACCGTGATCATCGAAGTGGACATCACAGCCGCCGAGCCTCCCGCTCCGGCGCCTGCTCCTCCCGCCGCGCAGGCAGCCCCGGCGGCAACCATGGCGACGGCGGCAGAAACGCCTGCGCCCGTCAGCTCTCCGCAGCCCGCGCCGGCTCCTGCCGCGAATGCCGCAAGTTCGCCGCAAATCGACGCAGGCCGTCCCGAAGCGCATAGAGGGGCGGTAGGGGAAGAGGTCGCCGGCGTCGGCGCGAAACGAGAAATAGCGCTCGACGGCCCCGACAGCCCCGCGTCCACGCTTACGTTCGAGAACTTCGTCATCGGCGATTCGAACCGCATGGCGTACTCCATGGCCGTGGCCGTGGCCGAGATGCCGGGCAAGGCGCACCTCAACCCGCTGTTCATCTACGGCAAGTCGGGTCTGGGGAAAACGCACCTCATGCGCGCCATCCAGAACTACATCAACGAGACGATGCCGCAGCTTTCCACCATCTACGTGGACTCGGCCGAGCTGTTGAGCGACTACATGGAGGCCAGCGCGGCGCACGACAAGCAGAAATCCAGCTACAAGAACTTCAAGACGCGCTACGAGGAAGCCGACGTGCTGCTCATCGACGACGTCCAGTACCTGCAGGGCAAGAAGCAGACGCTCGACATCGTGTTCCAGATATTCAACAAGCTGACCAGCCAGGGCCGCCAAGTGGTGCTGTCGGCCGACCGCGCGCCGAAGAACATCGACATCGACGAGCGCTACCGCAGCCGCTTCAACTCGGGCGGCACGTTCGACATCCAGCCCCCCGAGATCGAGACGAAGCTGGGCATCGTGAAAAGCTTCGTGGACGAGTACCGCGAGTCGGAAGGGTCGCACGACTTCAACATCCCCGACGACATCCAGATGTACATCGCGGAAAGCTCCAGCTCGAACATCCGCGAGCTGAAGAGCGCCGTCACGAAGGTGATCTACCAGATGACGTTCTTCAACCAGCCCGACCTCAAGCTGGACGACGTGCGCACGCTGCTGGAGAACCACTTCACCGGCGGCCCTTCGAAGCGCCTCACCATCGCCGACATTCAAAAGGAAGTGGAGAACTTCTACAAGGTGAGCCACGCCGACCTCGTGGGCAAGAAGCGCACGCGCAACATCATCTACGCGCGCCAGATAGCCATATACCTGTGCCGCCAGATGCTCGACCTGCCGTTCAACGACATCGGCAAGAAGTTCAACCGCGACCACTCCACCGTAATGTACTCGGTGACCAACGTCGAGGAGAAGATGAAGGAGAACCGCGAGCTGCGCGAGGAGCTGGAAGCGCTGCGCGGGCTCATCAACGAGATGTAGCGTACGCGCGTTCGGCGGAAAGATGACTGAAACATGACTGACAAGTTGCCGAAAAGCGGTGCAACCCTATGGAAAGATAATAAAAGCGATAATTGATGTTGAGGGAGGGCGCTCGGTCTGCACGATCGATTCAGGAAGAATTCCAAGGGTTGACATGCGATAACGTAGGTTTTCCACATTTCCACCGCCCTTATTATTACA from Eggerthella lenta DSM 2243 includes the following:
- the dnaA gene encoding chromosomal replication initiator protein DnaA; its protein translation is MNSEKLEQVWSEVCGQVKSYNNIDPSQINAFFSRLHPQAMSDGFLMITADNDFIKTWIERHYVEFIKRALNDLYHMPFTVIIEVDITAAEPPAPAPAPPAAQAAPAATMATAAETPAPVSSPQPAPAPAANAASSPQIDAGRPEAHRGAVGEEVAGVGAKREIALDGPDSPASTLTFENFVIGDSNRMAYSMAVAVAEMPGKAHLNPLFIYGKSGLGKTHLMRAIQNYINETMPQLSTIYVDSAELLSDYMEASAAHDKQKSSYKNFKTRYEEADVLLIDDVQYLQGKKQTLDIVFQIFNKLTSQGRQVVLSADRAPKNIDIDERYRSRFNSGGTFDIQPPEIETKLGIVKSFVDEYRESEGSHDFNIPDDIQMYIAESSSSNIRELKSAVTKVIYQMTFFNQPDLKLDDVRTLLENHFTGGPSKRLTIADIQKEVENFYKVSHADLVGKKRTRNIIYARQIAIYLCRQMLDLPFNDIGKKFNRDHSTVMYSVTNVEEKMKENRELREELEALRGLINEM